A region of Ictalurus furcatus strain D&B chromosome 1, Billie_1.0, whole genome shotgun sequence DNA encodes the following proteins:
- the si:dkey-56f14.7 gene encoding engulfment and cell motility protein 1: protein MGMWRICHRDKSPMKLYKRNVSLFECTVLTVADIKTVITGKDCPHVKEKGALKQNKEVPELAFSILYESDEYLNFIAPDKYEYCIWTDGLNALLGKEMTSELTKSDMDTLVTMEIKLRLLDLENVQIPDVPPPLPKEPKDYDFVYDYSQHHT from the exons ATGGGGATGTGGAGGATTTGTCACAGGGACAAATCCCCCATGAAGCTCTACAAGAGAAATGTGAGCCTCTTTGAGTGCactgttt TAACAGTAGCAGATATCAAGACAGTGATAACTGGGAAAGATTGCCCTCATGTGAAGGAGAAAGGAGCGCTAAAGCAAAATAAG GAGGTGCCTGAGCTTGCTTTCTCCATTTTATATGAATCTGACGAATATTTGAACTTCATTGCTCCAGACAAGTATGAG TACTGCATCTGGACAGATGGCTTGAATGCTCTATTGGGAAAAGAGATGACAAGTGAACTCACCAAGTCAGATATGGACACGCTGGTTACCATGGAGATAAAGCTCCGCCTCTTAGACCTTGAGAATGTCCAGATTCCTGATGTTCCTCCTCCTTTACCCAAAGAACCCAAAGATTATGACtttgtttatgattacagcCAACACCACACTTGA